The Mycolicibacterium monacense genome contains the following window.
AAAGGCCACCACTGCCGGTGCACCGACCATGTCGTCCCGTTCGGATCCGTGACCGCCGCCATGGCGTCATCATCGCGGATCAGCGCGCCGACGGGGCGATTTCGCGGTGCGACATGCGCGCGCGCCGATGTGACGGCCCGCGTCCATGCCGCTACCGTCGGGATGGACCGTCGAACCCGAGCCGTGGAGCAGATGCCCCCGATGCCCGAAGAGACCGAACTCCAATCCGCCACCGACCTCGCCGTCACCCTCAGTTGGGTGGCGGGCGCCGTCGTCGCCGCCTACCTGGTGGGCATTGTGCTCACCTGGGTGTTGTCGCGGGTGGCACGCCGCAGCCACGTCGTCAAGGACATCGAGGTGTGCACCCGGCTGCCGATCCGGGCGATCTTGATGGTGGTGGCCGCGACGGTCGCCGTGCAGCGCACCGCCGACCCGGCCACGACCTGGCGCGGCTGGGTGGACCACACCCTGGTCATCGCGCTGATCGCGACACTGACGTGGCTCGTGACCGGGTTGGTGAAAGTCGCTGAGCGCCAGGCTATCTCCCGCTTCGGCGGCGGTGACGCCGGGTTGACCGACGCCGACCGGCACCGTCGGCGGGTCCGCACCCAGGTGACCGTGCTGCGCCGACTGGCGGTCGCAATCGTCGTCGTCCTGGGCTCCGCCGCGATCCTGATGACGTTCCCGTCGTTCTCCGACATCGGCACCACGCTGTTCGCCTCGGCCGGTGTGCTGTCGGTGGTCGCCGGCCTGGCGGCGCAGACCTCTCTGGGGTCGGTCTTCGCCGGCCTGCAGATCGCCTTCTCCGACGCCATCCGCGTGGGCGATGTGGTCGTGCTCGAAGACGAATGGGGCCGAATCGAGGAGATCACGCTGACGTACGTGGTGGTCCGCGTGTGGGACGAACGCCGTCTGGTGCTGCCCTGCACCTACTTCACCAACACCCCGTTCCAGAACTGGACGCGCAACGCCACCGAGATCATGGGCACCGTCGAGTTCGACGTCGACTTCTCGGTGCCCTTCGACGACATGCGCGCAGAACTGGACCGGTTGCTGGCCGAAAGCGACCAGTGGGACGGCCGCAGCGGCGTGTTGCAGGTCACCGGGGCGGTCGGCGGCTTCGTCCGGGTGCGGGTCCTGGTCAGCGCGCCCGACGCCAGCGCGCTGTGGGATCTGCAGTGCGCGGTGCGCGAAGGCCTGGTCGACTGGATCCGGCGCACCCACGGCACCGCCCCGAGGTTCCGACTGGAGTCCAGCCAGCCGGCGCCGCGGCGCCACGTCACCACCGGCGGTGAGACACCGCGGGTGGGTTCGGCGGTGTTCTCCGGCAGCCCGGAGGCCGAGGCCCGCGCCCGCGACTTCGACCACTCCAACGGGTCCAACGGGCACGGCCGCGACTAGCAGACCTCAGAACGCCGAGTGCGGCGCCCCGATCCCGGGGTCGATCTTCACCGGCCCGGCCGCCGACGGCGTCACCGGGAAATCGAAGATGGCCGTCGGGATGTACACCGTCGCACAGGCATTCGGGATATCGACCACACCGGACAACCGGCCCTCGATCGGGGCGGCGCCGAGCAGCAGGTAGGCCTGCTCCGGGCTGTAGCCGAATTTCGTCAGGTAGTCGATCGCGTGCAGGCAGGCCCGCTGGTAGGACAGGTGCGAGTCCAGGTAACGCTGTTCGCCGTCGAGGGTGACCGACGTCCCGGAGAACGCCAACCACTCGGAGTACTGCGGATCGGTGTTCCCGGGCATGAAGATCGCGTTCTCGCTCACGCCGTAGGTCTCCATACCGCCGGGGATCACGTCGACGCGCAGGTCGATGAACCCGCCCATCTCGATGGCCCCGCAGAACGTGATCTCACCGTCGCCCTGGGAGAAGTGCAGGTCGCCGACCGACAGATTGGCGCCGTCGACGAACACCGGATAGAAGATGCGGCTGCCCTTGGTGAGGTTCTTGATGTCCTGGTTACCGCCGTTCTCCCGCGGCGGTGCGGTACGCGCCGCCTCGGCGGCGGCCTTGGTGAACGCATCGCCGGTCAGGCCGCCGAGGATGGCGTCCTGCGGTTCGGGCGGCAGCGCCAGCGGCGGCACCCGGTCCGGATCGGTGGCGATCAGCGCGGCCTCGCGGGTGTTCCAGGTCGACAGCAGGTCGCGCGACGGCGCGGTGCCCATCAGGCCCGGATGAACGATGCCGGTGAACTCGACCCCGGGGATGTGCCGCGACGTCGCCTTCTGCCCGGAGAAGTCCCAGATCGCCTTGTAGGCGTCGGGGAACTGTTCGGTGAGGAACCCGCCGCCGTTCTGCGTCGGGAAGATACCGGTGTAGCCCCAGCCCTGGCCGGCGAGCGGGCCGGAGTCCTCCTGCGGGATGGGGCCGACGTCGAGGATGTCGACGATCAGCAGGTCGCCGGGTTTGACGCCTTCCACCGCGATCGGGCCCGAGAGCACGTGCACCGTCGTCAGCGGTGCGTTGAGGATGTCGTCGGCCGAATCGTCGTTGTGGATGGCGCCGTCGAACCATTCCCGGCAGTGCACCCGGAACGAGTCACCCTTCTTGACCGTCACCGCGGCAGGGATGTCGGGGTGCCAGCGGTTGTGGCCCAGCTTCTCCTGGTCGGTGAACTTCTTGGTGGAGTCGAGCGGGAAGACAAGGTCGGGCATGGGATCTCCTTCTACGGTCGCGGGAGTTTGCGGTGCAGCGGGTTGGCGCTCACGGGGCGCCGGCGCGTTCCGGGCGACGAGGGCGGGGTGTCGACGACCGCGGGTCGGTCGGCGGTGGCCCGCGTCGCGTCCTGCAGCGCCATGGCGGCGCTGCCGGTGCTGCCCAGATGCGGCGCCGAGATCATCCGGCGGGCCGACCCGCCGCAGTCAGGGCAGCAGACCACATCAGGACGACTGTCCATCGGATGCATCTGCTGCGTTGTGCCGCACCCGGTTTCGCAGCGAAAGACATAGAGAACCAAGGCATTCCCTCACTGTGCTCGAAGCCGGCGAAGGCCACATTACCGAGCGGACGGGCCGCCCGCGCGGCAGTTGGAGAACCCGACAGCCGACCAGGGGTTAGGTGTAGCCGGCTACAGGCCGGCCGCCGCTCAGTTCGTGCGGGGCGGCATCCGGCGGCCGCGCGTGGACGCGCCAAAGCTGTTGTGGGGTCGGGGTTTCGCGGCGGTCGACGGAACCGTGGCGCCTGACCCGGCGCCGTCGCTCATGCCCATGTTGTGCGCGGCCCACAGTGCGATGCGGAAGTTGATGCGGTCGGTCTCGTCGAGCGGATTGGCCCCGGTGAGTTCGGCGATCTTGGCCAGCCGGTTACGCAGCGTGTTGACGTGGACGTACAGCTGATTCGCTGCCGTGGACAGGTCGTTGCCCGGCGCCAGAAACGCCTCCAGCGAGGAGACGAGGTAGGAGTTGTTGCCCTTGTCGTGGTCGACCAACGGCACCAGCAGCCGGTGCACGAACGGGACCAGCCGCACTTTCGGGACCGCGGCCAGCAGGCCGTCGAGGGTGGCGATCTCGTCGATGTGCACGGTCCGCCGCCACCGGATCGCCTCGTGCAGCGCCTCGAGCGCTTCGGGGATGGCGTAGGCCATCGACTGGGCGTCGGCGCCGATCGCCACCCCGCACACCAGTTCGGACGCCGCCAACTCCGAGGCGAACTCGGTGGTCTGCGGACAGAGCGCGACGATCCGGTCGTCGAGAAGCGCCACGGCGCCGCGGTGGCGGTCGACGAGGTCGTGCACCTGGCTGTGGACGTCGGCGGTGAAGGCGCACACGGTGACCGCCGCCCCGGACAGCCCGTACCGGGTCAACGCCGACTCGACCGGACCGACGCCGAGGGTGCCGGCGACGAACCACCGCAGGATCGCCCCGA
Protein-coding sequences here:
- a CDS encoding mechanosensitive ion channel family protein, which produces MPEETELQSATDLAVTLSWVAGAVVAAYLVGIVLTWVLSRVARRSHVVKDIEVCTRLPIRAILMVVAATVAVQRTADPATTWRGWVDHTLVIALIATLTWLVTGLVKVAERQAISRFGGGDAGLTDADRHRRRVRTQVTVLRRLAVAIVVVLGSAAILMTFPSFSDIGTTLFASAGVLSVVAGLAAQTSLGSVFAGLQIAFSDAIRVGDVVVLEDEWGRIEEITLTYVVVRVWDERRLVLPCTYFTNTPFQNWTRNATEIMGTVEFDVDFSVPFDDMRAELDRLLAESDQWDGRSGVLQVTGAVGGFVRVRVLVSAPDASALWDLQCAVREGLVDWIRRTHGTAPRFRLESSQPAPRRHVTTGGETPRVGSAVFSGSPEAEARARDFDHSNGSNGHGRD
- the fmdA gene encoding formamidase; amino-acid sequence: MPDLVFPLDSTKKFTDQEKLGHNRWHPDIPAAVTVKKGDSFRVHCREWFDGAIHNDDSADDILNAPLTTVHVLSGPIAVEGVKPGDLLIVDILDVGPIPQEDSGPLAGQGWGYTGIFPTQNGGGFLTEQFPDAYKAIWDFSGQKATSRHIPGVEFTGIVHPGLMGTAPSRDLLSTWNTREAALIATDPDRVPPLALPPEPQDAILGGLTGDAFTKAAAEAARTAPPRENGGNQDIKNLTKGSRIFYPVFVDGANLSVGDLHFSQGDGEITFCGAIEMGGFIDLRVDVIPGGMETYGVSENAIFMPGNTDPQYSEWLAFSGTSVTLDGEQRYLDSHLSYQRACLHAIDYLTKFGYSPEQAYLLLGAAPIEGRLSGVVDIPNACATVYIPTAIFDFPVTPSAAGPVKIDPGIGAPHSAF
- a CDS encoding FmdB family zinc ribbon protein: MDSRPDVVCCPDCGGSARRMISAPHLGSTGSAAMALQDATRATADRPAVVDTPPSSPGTRRRPVSANPLHRKLPRP
- a CDS encoding PucR family transcriptional regulator → MTVQAAETVADTPHDGTVSLGELLAEPGLHVDTPTPIDALDRPIRYVYPTELADPSLYLSGEELILSVGVPVAGRSADEIRSYVTTLTDRGVAALLIGLGDVLDELPEALVQACREQDLPLLIQRAAVPFRRIVDWAESRRAAEREADARERELGAILRWFVAGTLGVGPVESALTRYGLSGAAVTVCAFTADVHSQVHDLVDRHRGAVALLDDRIVALCPQTTEFASELAASELVCGVAIGADAQSMAYAIPEALEALHEAIRWRRTVHIDEIATLDGLLAAVPKVRLVPFVHRLLVPLVDHDKGNNSYLVSSLEAFLAPGNDLSTAANQLYVHVNTLRNRLAKIAELTGANPLDETDRINFRIALWAAHNMGMSDGAGSGATVPSTAAKPRPHNSFGASTRGRRMPPRTN